The DNA region AAGCCCGGGTCGCCCGCCAGCGGCTTCGGGTCGATGACGAGCCACGGTTCGCGCTCGGCGGCGAGGACGTTCTCGAAGTGCAGATCCCAGTGCAGCAGCCGGTCCCCGGGCTCGTCCGCGACCTCGCGCACGGCCGCCGCGCAGTCCTTCAGCAGCCGCCGGTCGCCCTCGTCCCCGCCTTCCCCCTCAAGGGACTTCAGGACGGCAGGCAACCGCTCGAACATCCCCGCGACGACGCCGTCCAGCCGCCGCAGCCCCTCCGGCGCCGGCACGGCCGTGAGCCGCGCCAGCAGCTCCGCGAGGATCCCGGTGGCCTTCATCACGTCGGGCACGGCGTCCAACGGCCGCCCCTCGTCGAGCCGTTCGAGCAGCAGTGTGCCCGTCTCCGCGTCCTCGTCCAGCAGCCGTACGACCCCGTCGCCGCCCCAGGTCCGCAGCGCGAGCCCCTCGCCCACGGTCTCGTCGTCCACGTCCTGG from Streptomyces sp. NBC_00258 includes:
- a CDS encoding aminoglycoside phosphotransferase family protein, whose amino-acid sequence is MVRYARLLERGEEFLERWGLRQEGTPMSGRVSVVLPVVLGDGTRAALKLQDVDDETVGEGLALRTWGGDGVVRLLDEDAETGTLLLERLDEGRPLDAVPDVMKATGILAELLARLTAVPAPEGLRRLDGVVAGMFERLPAVLKSLEGEGGDEGDRRLLKDCAAAVREVADEPGDRLLHWDLHFENVLAAEREPWLVIDPKPLAGDPGFELLPALWNRYDEGRLARRFDLMTETLGLDRERARAWTLGRVLQNSLWQVEEGEGLDAEQVGIARVLLGR